In the genome of uncultured Paludibaculum sp., the window GCCCATGCCCGCCGCGGGCCGGCCGAGCTTGCCGTTGAACATGTCGCCGACATGGTTCGACGCCATCAGTTGCACGGTCTTCGGGCTCAAAAGGACGTGCCCATTGAGCTTGCCGCCGTTGCAGAGCATCTGCGCGAACTGCAGGTAGTCGGCTGCGGTGGACATCAGACTGCCGCCGGCGCCGAAGAACGTCTTGGTGGAGAAGCCGTCCTGATTCGGGGCCTTCTTGAGTCCGTCCGGACTCTTCGAGTACAGAGTCACGAGCCGTGGCCGCCGGTCGTCGGGTGGGTAGAAGAAGGTGTCCTTCATGCCCAACGGTTCGAAGATCCGGGTGCGAAGGAACTGATCGTAAGGCTGCCCGGACACGATCTCGACAATCCGTCCGAGCACCTCGGGACCAGCCGCGCCGCTATAGGCCCACTGCGTTCCTGGCTGGAAGTCCAGCGGTACGGCGGCTAGTCGCGGAACATAGGTCGCCAGTGTGTCGCCCGTCATCTTGGGCGTGGTCTTGGCGGCGACGCGCGCGCCGAGTCCGCCGCTGACCAGGCCTGACGTGTGCGTCAACAGATCGCGAACCGTGAGTTCGCGATAGGCCGGCACCAGATAGTGATCCTGGTCGCTGCCGCGCGGACCTACGGGTCGAGGTGTGACAGAGTCCATCGGCATGGCGACCTTCATCTCCTTGAACTCGGGGATGAACTTGGACACTTTGTCATTCAGCCGGACCTTGCCCTCTTCCACCATCATCATCACCGCCACGCCGGTGATCGGTTTAGTCATTGAGGCGATGCGGAAGATCGCGTCCGCCGTCATGGGTTTCTTCGATTCGAGATCCATCAGCCCGTGGGCCTGAACATGGACGATCTTGCCGCGCCGCGCGACCATGGTCACGGCGCCGGAAATCTCGCCGGCATCGATGTGCCGTTGCACTGACTCGTGAACCCTTTGCAGCCGCTCCGCGGACATTCCCACGTCTTCAGGCCGCCCTGTGGGCACTTGCCAGGCCAGCATGGGTAGCGCCAGCACGACAGCGGACAAAAGGAGTCCCCTTAGCGAGCAGATTCTCTTCATGGCCTTTCCTCCCAATCGACGACGCGGGCGCGAAGCGGGTCAGGCCGCCTTGCCGCGCAGCTCAATGACATAGTATCTGCACGGGCCGGCGCCCGCATTCCTTAGATTGTGCATGCGGTTCGAGCCGAAGTACACGACGGAGCCTGGCTCTACTCTCTCGGTCTTGCCGTCCAAAAACGCCTCGACCATTCCTTCTACGAGAATTACGAACTCCTCGTGCTCATGCTTGTGCGGGGCATGCGTTTCCATCCCCGGTCCGAGGACCGTTTCGTGCACTTCGAAGGTGAAACCGGAGTGCTCAGCCCCTCGCAGGAACCGGCGTCCCTTCTTTTTGTCGTCGCCGCCGTAGGAGATTGTGTCCGCGTGATACACCTTCGAAGGAAGACCTGTAGCGGCTTGCTCTTGCGCTGCGGCCGTAGCCGCCGTCAACGCGGGAATTAGGAGAGTCCAGTCTCTGCGTGAAATGCCCATTCGAATCAGCCCCTCAGGTTGCATCATAAGCTCCGTTGAAGACGCGTTGGCAACGGGTGCCCGCTCCGTTGGAGACGCGCTGGGAGCCCGTCACTTACGTTCCGGGACTGGGACAAGGGGAGCGGCCTCCTCCGTTTTGGCGGCCCGCAGGGCCATGGTTGACTCCTTTGTGAGACTTGGCGGCCGTGGGGCCGGCATTGCGCCTTTCGGTGCATGCCGGCCCATCACGGTCTCTGTCAGAACTGGAATCGCAGAGCCATCTGTAACTGCCGCGGGTTCCCGACTGTGCTGGTGATCTGACCCACCTGGGCATTGCCGATGCTCGCATTCGGCTGGCCCAGTTGAGGATGGTTGAAGATGTTGAACGCCTCCGCGCGGAGTTCAAATCTCATCTCCTCCTTGATCACGAAGTGCTTGAACAGAGACATGTCCCAGTTCCAGCGGCCCGGGCCAAACAGAATGTTGCGGCCGGCGTTGCCGTACGTGTACGCCGCGGGAGTACCGAACGCCGAGGCGTCAAACCACTTCAGCCGCGTGCCCGGGTAGCTCACGGGGCCCACGACGTCCGGCCGGCTGCCTGTGCCGTTCGTCGTAGAGGTCTGGAGCACTGGCGAGAAAGGCAGTCCGCTTTGCACCACGAGGATGCCGTTAGTCTGCCAGCCGCCGAGGATAAAGTTGGTGAGGCCGCCACGGTTCATCAGCGCCTTGCCCTTGCCGAAAGGCATCTCGTAGAGGTAGCTGACGGTGAGACGGTGGCGCATATCGGTGATCGAATTGCCGCGCTCGGCCTTCAGGTTGCGCGGATCCTGCGGTTGCGGTCCGGCGGAGCCCCCACCGAACTCCAGCGGCACATTGTCGATACCGTGCGACCATGTGTAGCCAAGCAACCCGCTTAGCCCTTTGGCAAAGCGTTTGTCGACGGTCAGTTGCATCGCGTGATACGAGCTCAGCCCGTCCGTCGAAAAGTAGCTGACATCGCTGATGCTCGGTGCGATGCCATAGAGTGGGCGCCGCGTGTTCAGCGCCGCCGCGCCGGGAATCGGCTGGTTGGCGTTGTAGGTGTTGTACAAGCGCCGGCCCAGGTTGCCCACGGCGGCCAACTTCACCACCAGGGCCATCGGTGCGATTTCGTGCTCCACCGTCAGGTTGTACTGCTCGGCGTACGACGGCCGGAAGTTTGCGTCGACGGCGAACACCGCGCCGAACGGCCTGTCCGCCAGGCTGAAGTCCACCGGCTGCACGGGAGCGAACCCATCGCGGACCCGCGGTCCCACGTTGATGTCGCCGGGCGTCACCGTCACCGTGGAGCCAAACGGCAACTGCCGGAACAGGCGCAGGCTTCCGCCTTCGCTGCCAGTCGGGTTGTAGAACATGCCGAAGCCGCCGCGAATTACCGTGTGCGCCATCAACTGATAGGCAAAGCCGAAGCGAGGTCCGAAGTTCTTGTGATACGGCTTCACTCCGACATACTTGTCCACACCGTTGCGGCCGGCAACGTCGATCTTGGCGGTGGCCAGATTGAAATTGGCCCAGCGGTTCGCAACCTCGCTGTAGGGGCTGTAGTAATCCCAGCGCAAGCCCAGGTTCAAAGTGAGCTTTCGAGTGAGGCGCCAGTCATCAGCGAAATACACGCCCAGCTCACTGCCCCGCTCTCCCGGCCAGTTCAGTGTGTAATCATGCGCCGCCAGCGTTGGGAAGCCCAGCAGGAAGTTGGCCATGC includes:
- a CDS encoding serine hydrolase domain-containing protein, whose amino-acid sequence is MKRICSLRGLLLSAVVLALPMLAWQVPTGRPEDVGMSAERLQRVHESVQRHIDAGEISGAVTMVARRGKIVHVQAHGLMDLESKKPMTADAIFRIASMTKPITGVAVMMMVEEGKVRLNDKVSKFIPEFKEMKVAMPMDSVTPRPVGPRGSDQDHYLVPAYRELTVRDLLTHTSGLVSGGLGARVAAKTTPKMTGDTLATYVPRLAAVPLDFQPGTQWAYSGAAGPEVLGRIVEIVSGQPYDQFLRTRIFEPLGMKDTFFYPPDDRRPRLVTLYSKSPDGLKKAPNQDGFSTKTFFGAGGSLMSTAADYLQFAQMLCNGGKLNGHVLLSPKTVQLMASNHVGDMFNGKLGRPAAGMGYGLLVGIVEDSVAAGWRVSNGSFGWDGAYGTLAWIDPSEKMVSILMIQTQVSQVQRDFENAVLQAIVE
- a CDS encoding cupin domain-containing protein, whose product is MGISRRDWTLLIPALTAATAAAQEQAATGLPSKVYHADTISYGGDDKKKGRRFLRGAEHSGFTFEVHETVLGPGMETHAPHKHEHEEFVILVEGMVEAFLDGKTERVEPGSVVYFGSNRMHNLRNAGAGPCRYYVIELRGKAA